In Pelobates fuscus isolate aPelFus1 unplaced genomic scaffold, aPelFus1.pri scaffold_24, whole genome shotgun sequence, one genomic interval encodes:
- the LOC134584844 gene encoding histone H2A type 2-B-like, producing MSGRGKQGGKTRAKAKTRSSRAGLQFPVGRVHRLLRKGNYAERVGAGAPVYLAAVLEYLTAEILELAGNAARDNKKTRIIPRHLQLAVRNDEELNKLLGGVTIAQGGVLPNIQAVLLPKKTESHKPKSK from the coding sequence GTGGAAAGACCCGTGCAAAGGCGAAGACTCGCTCATCCCGAGCGGGACTTCAGTTCCCAGTCGGCAGAGTCCACCGTTTGCTGAGGAAGGGCAATTATGCAGAGCGTGTGGGAGCCGGTGCCCCCGtctatctggctgcagtgctggagtacctgaccgctgagattctggagctggcagggaatgccgctagagacaacaaaaagacccgcatcattccccgccatctccagctcgctgtccgtaacgatgaagagctcaacaaactgctgggaggagtgactatcgcccagggaggtgtcctgcctaacatccaggctgtgctgctgcccaagaagaCCGAGAGCCACAAGCCCAAGAGCAAGTAA